One window of the Pseudomonadota bacterium genome contains the following:
- a CDS encoding DNA translocase FtsK — MVLPRLTIKRQEWKAEMIGILFLGLAIFFLLALLSYSPLDPSLNHSGGGEPTIANLGGRSGALVADLLLQGLGLGALILPFYLVGVFIGLVSGRKFPSLTSLVGAGFLMLCTAVWSALLVPVWVVQGIEVLSGGVAGQLISKVLLDFFNPIGTYLLMAIFFALALIVTTHISPLRVAVLIAGSLLAAGRGLWLGGRQLLLFFLALMRRGAGKESADNHGDSPEDARKRLKKVKIGQPHNEKKVLPPMRQETLPFLRDKGRITLPGLNLLDDPPPRRKKGTDPDSLRLKSQQLENKLRDYGVIGEVVAVHPGPVVTMYEFQPAAGVKLSRISSLADDLALAMSAMSVRIVAPIPGKAVVGIEIPNLEREDVNFKELLLSSAFQQGKSALPLALGKEIDGVPMVADLAKMPHLLIAGSTGSGKSVGINCLICSILFKLTPEEVKFIMVDPKRLELSVYDHIPHLLLPVVTNPKRAAAALGWAVEEMERRYSLMSLSGTRNISSYNRFVEKQSGQRERPVSPVGAQVKNLSPVESDEVLEDVVHEKLPYIVIIIDELADLMMVASKEVEESITRLAQMARAAGIHLILATQRPSVDVITGLIKANFPARISFRVSSKIDSRTILDASGAEQLLGNGDMLLLSPGSSNFTRLHGAFISDDEIKALSDYLKGQGAPEYQEGMLKKHEAALAAKAKGKNGARTASDLEEMVDEDGYDELYDQAVDFVTRLKGASASMIQRKFRIGYNRAARIIETMEREGVVGAAEGSKPRKVLVAPID, encoded by the coding sequence CACAGTGGTGGAGGTGAACCGACCATCGCTAATCTGGGCGGTCGCAGCGGCGCTCTGGTAGCTGATCTTCTGCTGCAGGGGCTTGGTCTCGGAGCTCTCATCCTGCCGTTTTATCTCGTTGGAGTCTTTATCGGTCTGGTCAGCGGCCGTAAATTTCCCTCTTTAACCAGTCTCGTCGGCGCCGGATTCCTGATGCTCTGCACCGCCGTCTGGAGTGCTCTATTGGTACCTGTCTGGGTTGTGCAGGGCATCGAGGTTTTGTCGGGTGGAGTTGCCGGGCAGCTGATCAGCAAGGTACTGCTTGATTTTTTCAACCCGATCGGGACCTATTTGTTGATGGCGATTTTCTTCGCACTGGCCTTGATTGTCACGACGCATATTTCACCCCTGCGGGTTGCCGTTCTGATTGCCGGCAGTCTGCTGGCCGCCGGCCGGGGTCTGTGGTTGGGGGGTCGGCAGCTGTTGCTTTTTTTTCTGGCTCTGATGCGCAGAGGAGCAGGGAAGGAGAGCGCCGACAACCATGGGGACAGCCCCGAAGATGCTAGAAAAAGACTGAAAAAGGTTAAAATCGGTCAGCCTCACAACGAGAAAAAGGTCCTGCCGCCGATGCGGCAGGAAACCCTGCCGTTTTTGCGGGATAAGGGTCGCATAACCCTGCCCGGATTGAATCTGCTTGACGATCCGCCGCCGCGCCGGAAAAAAGGCACCGACCCCGACAGCCTGCGTTTGAAATCGCAGCAGCTCGAAAACAAACTCCGTGATTACGGAGTGATCGGCGAGGTGGTTGCGGTTCATCCCGGCCCGGTGGTCACCATGTACGAATTTCAACCGGCGGCCGGAGTTAAGCTCAGTCGGATCAGCTCGCTGGCGGATGACCTGGCTCTGGCGATGAGCGCCATGTCGGTGCGCATTGTGGCTCCGATTCCGGGCAAGGCGGTGGTCGGGATCGAGATTCCCAATCTGGAAAGAGAGGATGTTAATTTTAAGGAACTATTGTTAAGCTCCGCCTTTCAACAGGGGAAAAGTGCTTTGCCGCTGGCTTTGGGCAAAGAGATTGACGGCGTACCGATGGTGGCCGATCTGGCGAAAATGCCGCATCTGCTGATTGCCGGCTCCACCGGTTCAGGGAAAAGTGTCGGTATTAACTGCCTGATTTGCAGTATTCTTTTCAAGCTGACTCCGGAAGAGGTCAAATTTATTATGGTCGATCCGAAACGGCTGGAACTTTCGGTGTATGATCATATTCCGCATCTGCTTCTGCCGGTAGTCACCAATCCCAAGCGGGCTGCGGCGGCTCTGGGCTGGGCGGTGGAGGAAATGGAGCGTCGTTACAGTCTAATGTCGCTTTCCGGAACCCGCAATATCTCTTCCTATAACCGTTTTGTGGAAAAACAGTCCGGTCAGCGGGAACGTCCGGTTTCTCCGGTGGGAGCGCAGGTAAAGAATCTCTCCCCAGTTGAGAGCGACGAGGTTCTGGAGGACGTGGTTCACGAAAAATTGCCCTATATTGTGATCATCATAGATGAACTTGCCGATCTTATGATGGTTGCCTCGAAAGAGGTTGAGGAGTCGATTACCCGTCTGGCCCAGATGGCTCGAGCGGCCGGAATCCATCTGATTCTGGCTACGCAGCGGCCTTCGGTGGATGTCATTACCGGACTGATCAAGGCCAATTTCCCGGCCCGGATCTCCTTTCGGGTTTCCTCTAAGATCGATTCGCGTACGATTCTCGATGCCTCCGGAGCCGAACAGTTGCTGGGTAACGGCGACATGTTGCTGCTGAGTCCTGGCAGCTCGAATTTTACCCGTCTGCACGGCGCGTTTATCAGTGATGATGAAATCAAGGCACTGTCGGATTATCTGAAAGGGCAGGGCGCGCCTGAGTATCAGGAGGGGATGCTGAAAAAGCATGAAGCCGCTCTGGCCGCTAAGGCTAAAGGCAAAAATGGAGCCCGGACGGCGTCGGATCTGGAAGAAATGGTCGATGAGGATGGCTATGATGAGCTGTATGATCAGGCCGTGGATTTTGTCACCCGGCTCAAGGGGGCTTCAGCTTCAATGATCCAGCGCAAATTTCGTATCGGTTACAATCGGGCCGCGCGGATTATTGAAACCATGGAACGTGAAGGGGTGGTCGGTGCGGCGGAAGGCAGTAAGCCGCGCAAGGTTCTGGTCGCCCCGATAGACTGA